A portion of the Cellulophaga algicola DSM 14237 genome contains these proteins:
- a CDS encoding alpha-E domain-containing protein, translating to MLGRVANTIYWMNRYLERAENYARFMDVNYNLSLEMPPDEEQQWKPIVVITGDWELYKSLNTKVSKSKVIYFLAFDEKNPNSIYNCILNARENARAIRPEITKEFWEQINALNYLVKAGLENKCHKENNLREFFTNVKNGCQLLYGMYDATISRNEGWHFGKLGQAIERADKTSRVLDTKYHLLLDSPNEVGSSLDLIQWSSLLKSVSAYDMYRKKHGKLTSSSIAEFLILDTEFPRSILACLISAEQSLITLSGSSFGFSNSAQKQLGALKSQLEYTAINDVIAKGMHEYLDDIQQKLNGVSTAVYESFFSIENQITN from the coding sequence ATGCTTGGTAGAGTAGCGAACACAATATATTGGATGAATAGGTATCTAGAACGTGCAGAAAATTATGCGCGATTTATGGATGTAAATTATAACTTATCACTAGAAATGCCGCCCGATGAAGAGCAGCAATGGAAACCTATTGTAGTGATTACTGGAGATTGGGAATTGTATAAATCATTAAACACGAAAGTATCTAAATCTAAGGTGATTTATTTTTTAGCTTTTGATGAAAAAAATCCAAATTCTATTTACAATTGTATTTTAAATGCAAGGGAAAATGCGCGTGCCATACGCCCTGAAATAACGAAAGAATTTTGGGAGCAAATTAACGCCCTAAATTATCTAGTTAAAGCAGGTTTAGAAAACAAGTGTCATAAAGAGAACAATTTAAGAGAATTTTTCACTAATGTTAAAAATGGGTGTCAACTACTTTATGGTATGTACGATGCTACTATTTCTAGAAATGAAGGATGGCATTTTGGCAAATTAGGACAAGCAATAGAACGTGCAGATAAAACCTCTCGAGTTTTAGATACAAAATATCATCTTTTATTAGATTCTCCTAATGAGGTAGGTTCTTCATTAGACTTAATTCAGTGGTCATCACTTTTAAAGTCGGTAAGTGCTTATGATATGTATAGAAAAAAACATGGAAAACTCACTTCGTCAAGTATAGCAGAGTTTTTAATCTTAGATACAGAATTTCCTAGATCAATACTAGCATGCTTAATTAGTGCAGAGCAATCTCTTATTACGTTATCAGGGAGTTCTTTTGGATTTAGCAATAGCGCTCAAAAACAATTAGGAGCTTTAAAATCACAACTGGAATATACTGCTATAAATGATGTTATTGCTAAAGGTATGCATGAATACCTAGATGATATTCAGCAAAAACTAAATGGGGTATCTACAGCTGTTTATGAATCTTTTTTTTCCATTGAAAATCAAATAACTAATTAA
- a CDS encoding circularly permuted type 2 ATP-grasp protein: MPKLDFSAYETKGFYDEMFDENNTVRPNYKLFLERLQKMSPKKLSTLQHATDRAQLSLGMTFNVYSDNQGVERILHLDIIPRIIDHKEWTHLERGLQQRIKALNLFIQDIYNDQKVLKDKIIPKEMIFSSISYLKELEGFKPPKDIWCHITGSDLIKGGDGQYYVLEDNLRCPSGVSYMLENREILKRTFPELFEKLGVKPVYDYTHILRDTLESLTDAENPTVVVLTPGIFNSAYFEHSYLAQQMGAELVEGKDLIVKDEIVYTITTNGLKRVDVIYRRVDDEFIDPLAFNKNSVLGTPGLFNAYLKGNVVLVNAPGTGVVDDKAVYAYIPRIIKYYLGEDMILPNVKTYICDEEQDRKYVLENIHNLVVKQTDASGGYGMLVGPKSTKKEQQEFIAKIKHNPRNYIAQPMINLSRVPTITDENTIEGRHVDLRPYALYGDDIKIIPGALTRVALKKGSIVVNSSQGGGSKDTWVLNH; the protein is encoded by the coding sequence ATGCCAAAATTAGATTTCTCAGCTTACGAAACCAAAGGGTTTTATGATGAAATGTTTGATGAAAATAACACCGTTAGGCCAAATTACAAATTGTTTTTAGAGCGACTCCAAAAAATGAGTCCTAAAAAACTAAGCACTTTACAGCATGCTACAGATAGAGCACAACTATCTCTGGGTATGACTTTTAATGTGTATAGTGACAATCAAGGCGTAGAACGTATTCTTCATTTAGACATTATTCCAAGAATTATTGATCACAAGGAATGGACACATTTAGAAAGAGGCTTACAGCAACGTATTAAAGCCCTTAATTTGTTCATTCAAGATATTTATAACGATCAAAAGGTTTTAAAGGATAAAATTATTCCTAAAGAGATGATTTTTTCAAGTATTTCGTATTTGAAAGAATTAGAAGGTTTTAAGCCCCCAAAAGATATTTGGTGTCACATCACAGGGTCTGATTTAATTAAGGGAGGAGACGGGCAATATTATGTACTCGAAGATAATTTGCGCTGTCCTTCTGGGGTATCCTATATGCTAGAAAATAGAGAAATTTTAAAACGAACTTTTCCTGAGCTATTTGAAAAACTAGGGGTAAAGCCTGTGTATGACTATACGCATATTTTAAGAGATACTTTAGAATCACTTACCGATGCAGAAAACCCAACGGTAGTTGTCTTAACGCCTGGAATATTTAATTCTGCCTATTTTGAGCATTCCTATCTAGCACAACAAATGGGAGCAGAGTTGGTAGAAGGTAAAGATTTAATCGTAAAAGATGAAATCGTTTATACCATTACAACCAATGGTTTAAAACGTGTAGATGTTATTTACCGTCGTGTAGATGATGAATTTATTGATCCTTTAGCATTCAACAAAAATTCAGTTCTAGGAACCCCTGGATTATTTAATGCCTATTTAAAAGGTAATGTGGTTTTGGTTAATGCACCAGGAACAGGAGTAGTGGATGATAAAGCCGTTTATGCCTATATTCCAAGAATTATAAAGTATTATTTAGGAGAAGATATGATTTTACCAAATGTAAAAACATATATCTGTGATGAAGAACAAGACCGCAAATATGTTCTTGAAAATATACATAATTTAGTAGTTAAGCAAACAGATGCCTCTGGGGGGTATGGAATGCTTGTAGGTCCAAAATCTACAAAAAAAGAACAGCAAGAATTCATTGCGAAAATTAAGCATAACCCTAGAAATTATATAGCGCAACCTATGATTAATTTGTCTAGGGTGCCTACTATTACTGATGAAAATACAATAGAAGGAAGACATGTTGATTTAAGACCATACGCACTTTATGGTGATGATATTAAAATTATCCCTGGAGCATTAACTCGTGTAGCATTAAAAAAAGGATCAATTGTAGTTAATTCTTCACAAGGTGGCGGAAGTAAAGATACATGGGTATTAAATCATTAA
- a CDS encoding Crp/Fnr family transcriptional regulator codes for MQQIKAYLDQIATISTKDWEYFTSKLQGRVIPKKTIFLKINEIENHISFIESGVVRLFIPKEDPEKEITFGFSFENQFISAYDSFLTQQPSAYQLETLTETTLLSITYSDLQAVYQNTQIGNLIGRLTAERLFLLKSKREQNLLNLTAEERYLKLFKERPELIKVIPLKYISSYIGVTAQALSRIRKRL; via the coding sequence TTGCAACAGATAAAAGCTTACTTAGATCAAATAGCGACCATATCTACTAAAGATTGGGAATATTTTACGTCTAAATTACAAGGTCGTGTGATTCCGAAAAAGACTATTTTTTTAAAAATCAATGAGATTGAAAACCATATTTCATTTATTGAATCTGGTGTAGTACGCTTGTTTATTCCCAAAGAGGACCCTGAAAAAGAAATTACTTTTGGTTTTAGTTTTGAAAACCAATTTATCAGTGCTTATGACTCATTCTTAACACAGCAACCTTCTGCATATCAACTAGAGACCCTTACAGAAACAACCCTTTTGAGTATTACCTATAGCGATTTACAAGCGGTCTATCAGAATACCCAAATAGGAAATCTTATTGGTAGGCTAACCGCAGAACGTCTCTTTTTATTAAAATCTAAACGCGAACAAAACTTACTAAATCTAACTGCAGAAGAGCGTTATTTAAAATTATTTAAAGAACGTCCGGAGCTCATAAAAGTGATTCCCTTAAAATATATTAGCTCCTACATTGGTGTTACCGCACAAGCCTTAAGCCGTATTAGAAAGCGTCTATAG
- a CDS encoding acyl-CoA desaturase, whose product MAVIIFVLVLWYGGLFFQSFFLHRYAAHQVFTMSKTMERITFILTWIFQGSSYLSAYGYGVMHRMHHAYTDTDKDPHSPSHDANLFAMMWRTKNIYQDINKERIAIDQRFTKNVPQWKAFDKFASSRISRVLWISMYILFFALFTTATWQWALLPITFLMAPIHGVIINWFGHIYGYVNYQMKNTSKNLFRFDFLMMGEGYHNNHHRHANRANFGVKWYEIDVTYVIIRLLDAFGFIQLKRIAIKDK is encoded by the coding sequence ATGGCAGTAATCATTTTTGTTTTAGTGCTTTGGTATGGAGGCTTGTTTTTTCAATCTTTCTTTTTACACCGTTATGCAGCACACCAAGTATTTACCATGTCTAAAACCATGGAGCGTATTACCTTTATTCTAACTTGGATATTTCAAGGATCTAGTTATTTAAGCGCGTATGGCTATGGTGTTATGCACCGCATGCACCACGCTTATACAGATACCGATAAAGATCCGCACTCCCCTTCTCATGATGCAAATTTATTTGCGATGATGTGGCGTACAAAGAACATCTATCAAGATATCAATAAAGAACGGATTGCTATTGATCAGCGTTTTACGAAGAACGTACCACAATGGAAAGCGTTTGATAAATTCGCTAGTTCACGTATTTCTAGAGTTCTTTGGATTTCTATGTACATTCTATTTTTCGCCTTATTCACCACAGCAACATGGCAATGGGCTTTACTTCCTATCACCTTTTTAATGGCACCTATTCATGGGGTAATTATTAACTGGTTTGGTCATATTTATGGTTATGTAAATTATCAAATGAAGAATACAAGTAAAAACTTATTCCGATTTGATTTTCTAATGATGGGCGAAGGCTATCATAACAACCACCATAGGCATGCAAATAGAGCCAATTTTGGGGTTAAATGGTACGAGATTGATGTTACTTATGTGATCATAAGATTATTAGACGCCTTCGGATTTATTCAATTAAAGAGAATTGCGATTAAAGATAAATAG
- a CDS encoding transglutaminase family protein encodes MIYEVKHKTVYEYQSLVSLCHNIVFQVSGNNEFQEINSTKCTIDPEPNFVMEREDFFENKYFYFSVQKAHKKLVVESTNLITVFPPTWLTIPPAETPAWESVVKLLQSIDTSNDIRQFYLESPHVTFLRDIRAYALESFTPNRPIMEAMLELNTRIFTDFTFTPGFTEISTPLAEVFKHKKGVCQDYAHFGLACVRSIGLSARYISGYIETIPPPGKPKLAGADASHAWMSLYIPDTGWVEFDATNNLLVSDQHIRVAKGRDFSDVVPLKGIVYSGGGQHMEVTVDVTRKA; translated from the coding sequence ATGATTTACGAAGTGAAGCATAAAACAGTATACGAATATCAGTCACTGGTTTCGTTGTGCCATAATATAGTATTTCAAGTTAGTGGTAATAATGAGTTTCAGGAGATCAATTCCACGAAGTGTACCATTGATCCTGAACCTAACTTTGTAATGGAACGTGAAGATTTTTTTGAAAATAAGTATTTCTACTTTTCAGTTCAAAAAGCTCATAAAAAGCTTGTGGTAGAGAGTACCAATCTCATTACCGTATTTCCACCTACTTGGTTAACGATACCTCCTGCAGAAACTCCTGCTTGGGAATCGGTAGTTAAACTCCTGCAATCAATAGATACCTCTAATGATATAAGGCAATTTTATTTAGAATCGCCCCATGTTACCTTTTTAAGGGACATTCGTGCGTACGCTTTAGAATCTTTTACACCTAATAGGCCTATAATGGAAGCTATGCTTGAATTAAATACGCGTATTTTTACCGATTTTACGTTTACACCAGGATTTACTGAAATAAGTACTCCTTTAGCAGAAGTGTTTAAACATAAAAAGGGAGTATGTCAAGATTATGCGCATTTTGGTTTGGCCTGCGTTCGTTCTATTGGTTTGTCTGCTAGGTATATAAGCGGATATATTGAAACCATTCCACCGCCAGGGAAACCAAAGTTAGCAGGCGCAGACGCCTCACATGCTTGGATGTCTTTATATATTCCTGATACTGGCTGGGTAGAGTTTGATGCTACAAATAATCTTTTAGTATCAGACCAACATATACGTGTTGCTAAAGGGCGTGATTTTTCTGATGTTGTTCCGTTAAAAGGAATCGTGTATTCTGGAGGAGGTCAGCATATGGAGGTTACCGTAGATGTGACTCGTAAAGCGTAA
- a CDS encoding circularly permuted type 2 ATP-grasp protein yields MDNQIYKEDMISSLLNKRVKSNSPYFDEITSPDGSVHPHWEKILDSFNTLGKEEMDERQLQLKRQLKENGVTYNIYGDPNGMNRPWMLDAVPMIFGQEDWNVIESGLKQRTILLNHILKDIYGNRTLIRSGHIPFELIYNHKGFLRQVDKLKIPGEQQLIQYSADLARGPNGKMWVLHDRTDAPSGAGYTFENRVAMTRVFPEMIRENQIRKINTYYETLKRTITNLAWQNKEEPRVVFLSPGSENEAYFEHAYLSSLMGFTLVSGADLKVNDGYVWLKTIKGLKKVDVIVRRVDDVFCDPLEFKMSSQLGVVGLMEAVRQEKVMLINPLGSRILENPGLMAFLPKLCRHILGEELILPSVATWWCGQAPAKQYVFDNLEKLIIRKIYSDDTSSAVYGSSLDQQQIASLKNEINMRPYLFVGQEIVDFSTTPSYIDGKLASRNAVFRSYVVADTTDNSYQVMPGGLTRSSADEGAFIVSNQSGGISKDTWVLGTDKNTKLESVQNTSLQTENVLPSSTAEKLFWLGRYVERSIFLVRLARVIIKKYYETEDNLNIENDVVLCSLLKSFSNITLLLPGFEAKETLVNPEKELISVITDVTKTGSLNQSLQAFLRNAYAVRDRLGLDSWRILDNISEQSSKLKDCTRINDISYILDGLIVRLMAYHGLRVDTMTRDVSWNLQCIGSDLESSYMTCTFLKNILSKALDSETEKSLLECVLINNESLITYRYMYRSTIEFTNTLTLLMLNELNPRSVVYQITQLEKRVNRMPKTSGVQLSLIQKKLLEATTLVRLCEPNLLKKGKKKSGSRKDLILLMEKLEQLLGEASSLFISQYFNHTETTFGFVSTKIPEI; encoded by the coding sequence ATGGACAACCAAATTTATAAAGAAGACATGATCTCTTCTTTACTAAATAAAAGAGTAAAAAGTAACTCTCCTTATTTTGATGAAATAACTTCGCCAGATGGTTCGGTGCATCCTCATTGGGAAAAGATATTAGATAGTTTCAATACGCTAGGTAAAGAGGAGATGGATGAGCGCCAACTACAACTAAAGCGTCAATTGAAAGAAAATGGAGTTACGTACAATATTTATGGGGATCCAAATGGGATGAATAGGCCATGGATGCTTGATGCTGTACCTATGATTTTTGGTCAAGAAGATTGGAACGTTATAGAGTCAGGCTTAAAGCAACGTACCATTTTATTAAATCATATTTTAAAAGATATTTATGGCAATAGGACGCTTATTCGTTCTGGGCATATTCCTTTTGAACTGATCTATAATCACAAAGGATTTTTGCGGCAGGTAGACAAGTTAAAAATACCAGGAGAGCAGCAATTAATACAGTATTCTGCAGATTTAGCCCGTGGTCCTAATGGCAAAATGTGGGTTTTGCATGACCGTACAGATGCGCCTTCGGGAGCAGGGTATACCTTTGAAAATAGGGTAGCTATGACCCGTGTATTTCCTGAAATGATTCGAGAAAATCAGATTAGAAAGATTAATACGTATTACGAAACCTTAAAAAGAACAATTACAAATTTAGCTTGGCAAAATAAAGAAGAACCAAGAGTAGTTTTTCTTTCACCAGGTTCTGAGAATGAAGCTTATTTTGAGCATGCCTATCTATCCTCATTAATGGGTTTTACCCTAGTAAGTGGTGCAGATCTTAAAGTTAATGATGGGTATGTTTGGTTAAAAACAATTAAAGGGCTTAAAAAAGTAGATGTTATTGTACGCAGGGTCGATGATGTTTTTTGTGACCCATTAGAGTTTAAAATGAGCTCTCAGTTGGGAGTCGTAGGTCTTATGGAAGCGGTGAGGCAGGAAAAAGTAATGCTTATTAATCCCTTAGGTAGCCGTATTCTTGAAAATCCAGGCTTAATGGCTTTTTTACCAAAATTGTGTAGGCATATTTTGGGAGAAGAACTTATTTTACCTTCAGTGGCTACTTGGTGGTGCGGACAAGCACCTGCAAAACAATATGTATTTGATAATTTAGAAAAGTTAATTATCAGAAAAATATATAGTGATGATACAAGCAGTGCCGTGTACGGTTCCTCATTAGACCAACAACAGATTGCTAGCTTAAAGAATGAGATTAATATGCGACCTTATTTATTTGTAGGTCAAGAAATTGTTGATTTTTCTACTACGCCATCATATATTGATGGTAAGTTGGCTTCGCGAAATGCAGTTTTTAGAAGTTATGTAGTAGCAGATACTACAGATAATTCGTATCAGGTTATGCCTGGTGGTTTAACCAGAAGTTCTGCAGATGAAGGTGCTTTTATTGTTTCCAATCAATCGGGAGGGATCAGTAAAGATACTTGGGTGCTTGGTACTGATAAAAACACAAAATTAGAAAGCGTACAAAATACAAGTTTACAAACCGAGAATGTACTGCCTAGTAGTACAGCAGAAAAATTATTTTGGTTAGGAAGGTATGTAGAACGTTCTATTTTTCTAGTTAGATTGGCTCGTGTTATTATTAAAAAGTATTATGAGACCGAGGATAATTTAAATATTGAAAACGATGTTGTACTCTGCTCTTTATTAAAATCTTTTTCTAATATCACCTTGTTATTGCCTGGTTTTGAGGCAAAAGAAACACTTGTAAACCCAGAAAAGGAATTAATCTCGGTGATTACTGATGTCACGAAAACAGGATCTCTAAATCAATCATTACAAGCATTCTTACGTAATGCTTATGCTGTTCGTGACCGTTTAGGTCTAGATAGTTGGCGTATACTAGACAATATTTCAGAGCAAAGTAGCAAACTTAAAGACTGTACGCGAATTAATGATATTAGTTATATTCTAGATGGCCTAATTGTACGACTTATGGCCTACCATGGTTTGCGAGTAGATACGATGACAAGAGATGTTTCTTGGAATTTACAGTGTATAGGTAGTGATTTAGAATCTTCTTATATGACCTGTACTTTTCTAAAAAATATACTTTCTAAAGCATTGGATAGCGAAACAGAAAAGTCGCTCTTAGAGTGTGTTTTAATAAATAACGAAAGTTTAATTACCTATCGTTATATGTATAGATCTACTATTGAATTTACGAATACCTTAACACTATTAATGTTAAATGAATTGAATCCTAGATCAGTTGTATACCAAATTACACAACTTGAAAAGCGTGTAAATCGCATGCCAAAAACGTCAGGAGTACAGTTGAGTTTAATACAAAAGAAATTATTAGAAGCAACTACATTAGTTCGTTTATGTGAACCCAACCTCTTAAAAAAAGGAAAGAAAAAGTCAGGTTCTAGAAAAGATTTGATCTTACTAATGGAAAAATTAGAACAATTACTAGGGGAAGCTTCAAGCTTGTTTATTAGCCAATATTTTAACCATACGGAAACTACATTTGGTTTTGTAAGCACTAAAATACCAGAAATATGA
- a CDS encoding transglutaminase family protein has product MSIQVAIRHYTEYKYDKHIKLSPQVIRLRPAPHSRTPIKGYSLNINPKNHFINWQQDPFGNYMARIVFPDKVDHFSVDVEVIADLVVINPFDFFIEEYASKPGFTYEEGLLQQLSPYLEIKEKEALMLNLVKEAKALLTEDMNMVDSLVALNQLIYNQLSYNIRLEAGVQSCEETLQLKSGSCRDFTWVLVQLLRHLGLASRFASGYLVQLKADVKSLTGPSGAEEDFTDLHAWAEVYVPGAGWIGLDATSGLFAGEGHIPLACTPNPDSAAPISGLAEAAKTEFHFENTVTRIVEKPRVTKPYSDEQWNEIVALGEQVDAVLLAKDVRLTMGGEPTFVATDNQDAPEWNSAADGAQKRKLSNELFHKLKDEFGTGALMLYGQGKWYPGEPLPRWKLGCYWRKDGLPIWNNDALLADLSHDYKFTVDDADTFMNALAKSLQLNQECIHPAYEDPFYFAWEESNIPIDIDPLKLDLEAPLERQRLSELLQHGMNKPIGYSIPIAWNFENSTWETCAWKFRRKNLFLVPGNSPLGLRLPLKSIQAFDHEEVKVKPEPSLFEKKGPLPTIKENTLNKEDKLQLADSATIFITSLSVEIRAGKLFIFLPPFTHFEHYLQLVNHIEVVAEKLQMPILIEGYDPPSDNRVQKFQITPDPGVIEVNIHPASSWKEILNNYDILYKKAAETYLTTEKFNLDGKHTGTGGGNHVTLGGVTPADSPLLRRPDVLRSFITYWQHHPSLSYLFSTQFIGPTSQAPRVDEGRDEMLYELELAFQQIPEDLKENEVPFWLVDRIFRNLLVDITGNTHRAEFCIDKLYSPDSSTGRLGILEFRGFDMPPHYQMCMVQFLLIRSLMAWFWEKPYEHKLVRWGTALHDRFLLPHYCSNDLGDVMKDLQNAGYKMNLDWFDPFFAFRFPFLGELQVDNIHIELTMAIEPWHVLGEEMSSTGTARFVDSSLERIQVKVSGLTDSRYILICNGCRIPLKNTGVQGEYVAGIRYRAWQPPSALHPTLGADTPLVIDLYDTWSKKSVAACKYHVAHPGGRNYETFPVNSYEAESRRISRFFDFGHTVNLVEPTVATQQSAGRYITPIQITTQYDISGEVVNPDYPYTMDLRQYKAKKKIK; this is encoded by the coding sequence ATGTCAATACAAGTAGCCATAAGGCATTACACAGAATACAAATATGATAAGCATATTAAATTATCGCCACAGGTAATTAGGCTACGTCCTGCACCACATTCTCGTACCCCGATTAAAGGATATAGTTTAAATATCAATCCTAAAAATCACTTTATCAACTGGCAGCAAGATCCTTTTGGAAACTATATGGCCAGAATTGTTTTTCCAGATAAAGTAGATCATTTTTCGGTAGATGTAGAGGTTATTGCAGATTTGGTGGTGATTAATCCTTTCGATTTTTTTATTGAAGAATATGCATCAAAACCAGGTTTTACGTATGAAGAAGGTTTGTTGCAACAATTATCGCCTTATTTAGAAATTAAAGAAAAAGAGGCCTTAATGCTCAATTTGGTTAAGGAAGCAAAAGCACTTTTGACGGAAGACATGAATATGGTTGATTCTTTAGTCGCCTTAAATCAGTTAATATACAATCAATTATCCTATAATATTCGGTTGGAAGCAGGAGTACAATCCTGTGAAGAAACCTTGCAGTTAAAATCTGGCTCTTGTCGTGATTTTACTTGGGTATTAGTGCAATTGTTGCGTCACTTAGGTTTAGCATCTCGCTTTGCATCAGGGTATTTGGTTCAATTAAAAGCAGATGTTAAATCGCTTACAGGACCTTCTGGAGCCGAGGAAGATTTTACAGATTTACATGCTTGGGCAGAGGTATATGTGCCAGGAGCGGGTTGGATAGGTTTAGATGCAACCTCAGGCTTGTTTGCTGGGGAAGGGCATATTCCTTTAGCCTGTACTCCAAACCCAGATAGTGCAGCCCCAATTTCAGGATTAGCAGAAGCTGCCAAAACAGAATTTCATTTTGAAAATACGGTGACCCGTATTGTAGAAAAACCTCGAGTAACTAAACCTTATTCCGATGAACAATGGAATGAAATTGTAGCATTAGGGGAGCAAGTTGATGCGGTATTGTTAGCTAAAGATGTGCGGCTAACCATGGGAGGGGAGCCCACTTTTGTAGCTACAGATAATCAAGATGCGCCAGAGTGGAATTCTGCGGCAGATGGTGCGCAAAAACGTAAATTATCCAATGAACTTTTTCATAAATTAAAAGATGAGTTTGGTACTGGAGCCTTAATGCTGTATGGTCAAGGAAAATGGTATCCAGGAGAACCTTTACCCCGATGGAAGTTAGGATGTTATTGGCGTAAAGATGGCTTGCCAATTTGGAATAATGATGCGCTTTTAGCAGACCTATCTCACGATTATAAATTTACGGTTGATGATGCGGATACGTTTATGAACGCTCTAGCAAAATCATTACAATTAAACCAAGAATGTATACACCCTGCGTATGAAGATCCGTTTTATTTTGCATGGGAAGAAAGTAATATACCTATAGATATAGACCCTTTAAAACTCGATTTAGAAGCTCCTTTAGAACGCCAACGTTTATCAGAATTGTTACAACATGGTATGAATAAACCTATTGGTTATTCTATACCTATAGCGTGGAATTTTGAAAATAGTACCTGGGAAACCTGCGCGTGGAAATTTCGCAGAAAAAATCTTTTTCTAGTTCCAGGGAACTCTCCTTTAGGCTTACGATTGCCATTGAAATCTATTCAAGCATTCGATCATGAAGAAGTGAAAGTAAAGCCAGAGCCTAGTTTATTTGAAAAAAAGGGTCCGTTACCTACGATAAAAGAAAACACATTAAACAAAGAAGATAAACTGCAACTAGCAGATAGTGCTACAATTTTCATCACTAGTTTATCGGTAGAAATAAGAGCAGGAAAGCTCTTTATATTCTTACCACCGTTTACGCATTTTGAGCATTACCTTCAATTGGTAAATCACATCGAGGTTGTGGCAGAGAAGTTACAGATGCCTATTCTTATAGAGGGTTATGATCCGCCTTCTGATAATCGCGTACAGAAATTTCAAATCACACCCGATCCAGGTGTAATTGAAGTAAATATACACCCAGCGAGTAGTTGGAAAGAAATACTTAATAATTATGATATTCTTTATAAAAAAGCTGCGGAAACGTATTTAACTACAGAAAAGTTTAATCTAGACGGGAAACATACCGGAACTGGTGGAGGGAACCACGTAACGCTAGGAGGTGTAACTCCAGCAGACAGTCCTTTACTGCGCAGACCAGATGTATTGCGTAGTTTTATTACGTATTGGCAGCATCACCCTTCATTATCCTATTTGTTTTCTACACAATTTATTGGCCCTACGAGTCAGGCGCCACGAGTAGATGAAGGGCGTGATGAAATGTTATACGAGCTAGAATTAGCTTTTCAGCAAATACCAGAAGACCTAAAAGAAAACGAAGTACCGTTTTGGTTGGTAGATCGTATCTTCCGAAATTTATTGGTAGATATTACAGGGAATACGCATAGAGCAGAATTTTGTATTGATAAATTGTATTCTCCAGATTCTTCAACAGGTCGTTTGGGAATTCTAGAATTTAGAGGATTTGATATGCCACCACATTATCAAATGTGTATGGTACAATTTTTATTGATACGCTCCTTAATGGCTTGGTTTTGGGAAAAACCTTATGAACATAAATTAGTACGTTGGGGAACAGCACTCCATGACCGGTTTTTATTGCCCCATTATTGTTCTAATGATTTAGGTGATGTGATGAAAGACTTACAAAATGCAGGGTATAAGATGAATTTGGATTGGTTTGATCCATTTTTTGCCTTCCGTTTTCCATTTTTAGGAGAGTTACAAGTAGACAATATCCATATAGAATTAACTATGGCAATTGAGCCTTGGCATGTACTTGGCGAAGAGATGTCTAGTACAGGAACAGCACGGTTTGTAGATTCATCATTAGAAAGAATTCAGGTAAAAGTAAGCGGATTAACAGATTCTCGTTATATACTTATTTGTAATGGCTGCCGTATTCCACTAAAGAACACAGGCGTTCAGGGCGAATATGTGGCAGGAATACGATACAGAGCATGGCAACCGCCTTCTGCATTGCATCCTACGCTAGGGGCGGATACTCCTTTGGTAATTGATTTGTATGATACCTGGTCTAAAAAATCTGTAGCGGCTTGCAAATACCACGTGGCACACCCAGGAGGGCGCAATTATGAAACTTTTCCAGTGAATAGTTATGAGGCAGAATCGCGACGTATTTCTAGATTTTTTGATTTTGGACATACCGTTAATTTGGTAGAACCTACCGTAGCAACACAACAGTCTGCAGGACGCTATATTACGCCAATACAAATTACAACGCAGTATGATATTAGTGGCGAAGTAGTAAATCCTGATTATCCATACACTATGGATTTGAGGCAATATAAAGCGAAAAAGAAAATTAAATAA